Proteins encoded by one window of Desulfobaculum bizertense DSM 18034:
- a CDS encoding MotE family protein — protein MKWPRFATRLGLCKILKGIMALACLKICLLAFLGWQAVLTGPVHTDMAPKATQTLAQLAVDGPSVAHAQAEKTPAQEPAAVPAPAAQKKKVENTTPLGREALMDKQEELNRRERELKKLERKISRDMAELQKTRQQLQQMLKDAKAVKSKKERHLVEVFSNMKAKQAAQVLQTMNEEQAVNILSGMRGRQAGEILTFVEAQKAARLAEKLTRLQVPFE, from the coding sequence ATGAAATGGCCACGATTCGCTACACGTCTGGGACTTTGTAAAATACTCAAAGGCATCATGGCGCTTGCCTGCCTGAAAATCTGTTTGCTGGCTTTTTTAGGCTGGCAGGCGGTTCTCACTGGACCTGTGCATACAGATATGGCACCCAAGGCCACTCAGACGCTGGCACAACTGGCTGTTGATGGGCCTTCTGTTGCGCATGCTCAGGCCGAGAAGACTCCGGCTCAAGAGCCTGCCGCAGTTCCTGCCCCTGCCGCGCAAAAGAAAAAGGTGGAGAACACAACGCCTCTTGGGCGCGAAGCCCTCATGGACAAGCAGGAAGAGCTGAATCGCCGTGAGCGAGAGCTGAAAAAGCTGGAGCGAAAGATTTCCCGCGATATGGCCGAGCTTCAAAAGACTCGCCAGCAGCTTCAGCAGATGCTCAAAGACGCCAAGGCTGTGAAGTCTAAGAAAGAACGACATCTTGTTGAAGTGTTCTCCAACATGAAAGCAAAGCAGGCCGCTCAGGTGCTGCAAACCATGAACGAAGAACAGGCAGTCAATATTCTGTCAGGCATGCGTGGCCGTCAGGCTGGCGAGATTTTGACATTCGTCGAAGCTCAGAAAGCCGCCCGCTTGGCCGAAAAGCTGACTCGCCTCCAGGTTCCATTTGAATAA
- the fliJ gene encoding flagellar export protein FliJ has protein sequence MPGKFRFKLQRVLDYRLQLEEQAKMELAKALAAHRQKSRQLDELRDTLSAHLASLDGKAQVASGELWLWRNYKRRLEQDIYLADRELFQCAKRVNRCRQDLIGKAKEKKLLERLRETQKKTFLHEENMREQRESDEMATIRYTSGTL, from the coding sequence ATGCCGGGAAAATTCCGCTTTAAGCTTCAGCGGGTTCTGGACTACAGGCTTCAGCTCGAAGAGCAGGCCAAGATGGAGCTGGCAAAAGCGCTGGCTGCGCACAGGCAGAAATCAAGGCAGCTTGACGAGCTGCGAGACACGCTGTCCGCGCACTTGGCGTCTCTTGATGGCAAGGCACAGGTCGCCTCTGGTGAGCTGTGGCTCTGGAGGAACTACAAGCGTCGGCTGGAACAGGATATCTATCTGGCTGACCGAGAGCTGTTCCAGTGCGCAAAGCGGGTTAACCGCTGTCGTCAGGACCTTATTGGAAAGGCAAAAGAAAAGAAGTTGCTGGAACGTCTTCGCGAAACGCAAAAAAAGACCTTCCTGCACGAAGAAAATATGCGAGAACAGAGGGAATCTGATGAAATGGCCACGATTCGCTACACGTCTGGGACTTTGTAA
- a CDS encoding DUF721 domain-containing protein — protein sequence MHDLRQTLGALLKKHDPDGMQRRFRKLWRNWSRIVDEDIALTARPIGHRKRILILGVDDSMAMQNVTYSCPLILYQVNEYLGQPVFDKVIAELIRDRKTLDTIENKVAPAPRIKPVRPQTLGSKRPNFEPGSAIAQCYDAYVNVFKTENDSSCGASSMTQGYHYKEDSK from the coding sequence ATGCATGATTTGCGACAAACCCTCGGGGCCTTACTAAAAAAACACGACCCGGACGGAATGCAGCGCCGATTTCGAAAGCTTTGGCGCAACTGGTCGCGCATTGTCGACGAAGACATTGCGCTCACTGCCCGTCCCATAGGTCACCGGAAACGCATTCTGATTCTTGGAGTCGATGACTCCATGGCCATGCAGAATGTGACCTACTCCTGTCCGCTTATTCTCTATCAAGTCAACGAGTATCTTGGTCAACCTGTTTTTGACAAGGTGATTGCCGAATTGATAAGAGATCGCAAGACCTTAGACACAATTGAGAATAAGGTCGCACCTGCGCCGCGCATCAAGCCTGTCCGGCCTCAGACGCTGGGGAGCAAGCGCCCCAACTTTGAGCCGGGGTCGGCCATAGCCCAGTGCTACGACGCATATGTGAACGTCTTCAAAACTGAAAACGATTCATCCTGTGGCGCCAGCTCTATGACGCAAGGGTATCATTACAAGGAGGATTCAAAATGA
- the sigZ gene encoding RNA polymerase sigma factor SigZ, whose protein sequence is MQKRKNIFPSVQTEDVWEEFRERLLIFIKRHVRDDALAEDILHDVFIKIHKNLGSVRDGKGLKSWMYQITRNTIIDYYRGREKVAERPREFVAKESGSDSVLALQDISHCLQSLLEHLPEKYREAVVACDVEGRSQKAFAEQAGLSLSGAKSRVQRGRAMLKASLQQCCQCESLDRKAFLSCASDVEECDSCSPSCGKRLPRSS, encoded by the coding sequence ATGCAAAAGAGGAAGAATATTTTCCCCTCAGTTCAAACAGAGGATGTCTGGGAGGAGTTTCGGGAGCGTCTTCTGATTTTTATCAAAAGACACGTGAGGGATGATGCCCTTGCTGAGGACATTTTGCACGATGTGTTCATAAAGATTCATAAGAATTTAGGCTCCGTGCGGGACGGCAAGGGGCTGAAAAGCTGGATGTATCAAATCACACGAAACACAATCATTGATTATTACCGGGGACGGGAGAAAGTCGCCGAACGACCACGTGAGTTTGTCGCAAAGGAATCTGGTTCTGATTCAGTGCTGGCGCTTCAGGATATTTCGCATTGTCTCCAGTCGCTTTTGGAGCATTTGCCTGAAAAGTATCGGGAAGCGGTTGTCGCGTGTGATGTCGAAGGCCGCTCCCAGAAAGCTTTTGCGGAACAGGCTGGCCTTTCTCTTTCTGGGGCAAAGTCGCGGGTTCAGCGTGGCCGGGCAATGCTCAAGGCATCACTTCAGCAGTGCTGTCAGTGCGAGAGCCTTGATCGAAAAGCGTTTTTGAGCTGTGCCTCGGATGTAGAGGAATGTGATTCCTGCTCCCCGAGCTGTGGAAAGCGTTTGCCTCGGTCTTCGTAG
- a CDS encoding 2Fe-2S iron-sulfur cluster-binding protein has translation MYVMIDGKRFEFIDSSLNIVEVAKQGGLSLLAPCYRAKRKKGCCKACVVEINGQQRYACATTAENGMEIVADRPDLHALRRERLAEYKKNPMQECTEHGACNCVSSACSDGCCS, from the coding sequence ATGTATGTTATGATTGATGGAAAGCGATTTGAGTTTATTGATTCTTCATTAAATATTGTGGAGGTTGCGAAGCAGGGAGGGCTTTCCTTGTTGGCCCCCTGTTACAGGGCCAAGAGGAAAAAAGGGTGTTGCAAGGCTTGTGTTGTCGAAATTAATGGTCAGCAGAGGTATGCCTGCGCCACCACTGCTGAGAATGGTATGGAGATTGTGGCAGACAGGCCTGATCTCCATGCTCTTCGACGAGAGCGTCTTGCTGAGTATAAAAAGAATCCTATGCAGGAGTGCACGGAGCATGGGGCGTGTAACTGTGTTTCGAGTGCGTGTTCAGATGGCTGCTGCTCATAG